In Acropora muricata isolate sample 2 chromosome 13, ASM3666990v1, whole genome shotgun sequence, the DNA window GTGAATGTCCTGAGAGATTTGTCTCGAAGCGGCTTCTGATTTTCGTATTAATAGAGAAAATTCTTCCCAACTACAAAATCTTTTGTGTTACGTTTCATAGGTGAAATCAGcgatttgaaagaaaagagaTCACAACAGGAAAGTCACACAGTAGTTGGTAGGTTTATCGTTATTTATTCTTTGTTTAAAAggttgaaaaacatttttccccTCTGATTGGATAAAAAGCGTAGATTTCAGTTgataaaatggtgaaaaaggaTAATTCAGTGCAGATCGGGGTAACGAGGTCTGATTGTTCGATAAATAAAAAACTCACAGTGCAGATAGCCAATCAAATGCGCCATCACCGCTCCACAATTCAGCGCAAAGCCAAGGTGAAAGTAAAGTTAGTTTGTCCTTCATTTCTATCTGTAATCACacttaaaatgattttaagtgTGGTCTAAAACAAAAGTAAGTACttgtgatttttcttttgtcaataCTGGTGCTTACCTCTCACCTATGGGCTCAAGCAGTTTTGTAGGCATATAAATTCTTGTTTTTCCTAAAACATAgtgaaattaattattatttctgttaatTACTGTTCTCAATGTATTAAACCTGTGTTGCAAACCTTCTCCAGAATGAAAGGTTATTTTATTATCCATTTATCCCCTAACCACTATCTATTCGACGAAGTCTTAAGGGTTGGCTCCGTGTTGGCTCATATTTATTTTGGATTTTTGGATACTTTGCAGTGCAatattcttgtctttttttttttaagcgaatCCCGAAAGATTTGTCCAGTACATTAGGAGAGACTACAAAAACGCCATGTTATGTCCATTTCTATGGTGTGAGGATGACCTGCAATTCAAGCTGGATAACATTTTCACCAGGTTAGAGATTGTAAGTAAGACAAAGGAATGGTCAAAGCTGACAGAGGACGTTGTTGATATGACAGATGTCTTCAGACCACACGCGGAATGCGAGAATCCAAGAGTAGTGCTAGTTGAGGGTAATCCAGCTATGGGCAAATCCACATTCTGTCAGAAGCTTGCCCATGATTGGTCCTTAAGTCGAATTCCAGAGGACAGCTCGTTTCCCAAGGTGGAGattttgcttttgttaaaaTGCCGCGACATGAACGTGGGAATCGCGAACATCCAGGAGGTAATCGATGATCAGCTTCTACTAGAAGATGTTGACAGAAGcgaaaaggaaaatttcttccattttattCGCTCTAATCAGTCCAGAGTCTTACTGGTCCTTGATGGTCTAGATGAATTGAACCACGAAGATCTATTCCAGGGACTCCTTCCCCTGATTAAAGGGAAAGTGTTACCCAACATAAATCTTCTGTTAACAGCTCGACCTGAAATGGGAGCGAGAGTACGGCGCTACTGTGACAGCCTTCTTCAAATTGTCGGCTACACAAAGGATGATGTTAACAGCTACATTGAGCAGTATTTCCGCAATCACAGTGATCCAAGCCTTGCGAAGAAGTTAAAGGATAAGTTAGCTGACGACGATCAGCTCAAGGAATTGACCACTAGTCCAATGAATACAGCTTTGTTATGTCTTCTTTGTGAAGAAACAAATGGTATATTTCCCACCAAACAAACGGAACTGTACGAATGTCTTGTCTCGTGTGCTATCAGAAGATACTTTGCAAAGAGGGCAGTTGACTTAGGTGGAGAAAATCCCTCTGAGATGTACAGAGATCAACTGAATCAGTTAGGCAACATGGCATTTGAGGCTTTATTGAAGAATCGTCTTTATTTTAGCGAAGTGGAAATGAGGTCAAAaaattttttgcagttgtgcttTGTTACGCGTGAGCCAAGTACAAGCAAGATGAAACCAACCCCTTGCTATGCATTTGCTCACAAGACGTTTCAAGAGTACTTCGCTGCGTTACATTTGGCGAATCAGGTGTTAATGGACAGTAAGCAAGGCGAAGCACTGCTGTGGAAATTGAGTCCTGTCGATAATTGGCAGGTGTGGAAGTTTCTATTTCCATTGGTAGCAAAGAAGGACGGTGAGAGGGCAGTGTTCGTTGTTTCATGTCTTGCTGGTGCTGTCTCACGTCACGCAATACCTAAGCCAAAGAAAGTCATTAGAAGTGAAACACTCTCATTTGTCTTTATCGATGCATTGAAGTGGGAGCTAGAGTTAAGTGAACGTGAGAGATTTTACAGTGACATCGTAGCAAAAGTACTTGATGCCATAGCTTCCTGTGAAGAATATGACGAGGTACTTTCTGATTGGCAAAGGAAAATGCTGGTCAAACTTGCGGAAAGCATACACTTAAATAGATTAACTCTATGCTTAGAAAATCCCCGCTATCCTCTCGCTTTCTCAGAATATCTGAGTGCTAGCTGCACATTGATAAAGCTAGAGTTAACGATTGTAAGTAGCAGCTTCTCAAAACTTGGTGATGTACTTCAGTCGTTGCACAAACTTGTGCATTTTGAGCTATTTATTTCTGGGGGGTCCTCCGTGGGGATCTTTCAATCTTTCCCTGAATCATGTTCGCTCTTGACTCGTTTAAAAGTAATAGGCAAATTATCTGAGGAAGACGTTCCAGTAATATTAGATGATGTTTGCAGGAATCAAGCCCTAacgcatttatttatttatctccgATCTGGAAGCcataatttttgcaaagggtcttcAAACAAATGTCAACTTGACACATTTGACCCTTCAAGACCACAATATCAGTACTGTTGGGTTCAACGCTTTGTCACAGGCTCTTCACACCAACTGCGTGCTAACGCATCTTGATTTGAGTAGGAATGCGCTGAGTGATGAAGTTGCTTATGCATTGAGTGAAGCTTTGGAGATTAATACTACTCTAACCCACTTAAGGTTGGAACATGCTCACTTCATTAAAGACCGAATTGGCCCGTTAGGTGCGTCAGCATTGGCAAGAgcactaaaaaaaaacagtacatTGAAATGGTTACTTCTGGGATTCAATTCCATAGGGAACTTCGG includes these proteins:
- the LOC136896612 gene encoding nucleotide-binding oligomerization domain-containing protein 2-like; translation: MLCPFLWCEDDLQFKLDNIFTRLEIVSKTKEWSKLTEDVVDMTDVFRPHAECENPRVVLVEGNPAMGKSTFCQKLAHDWSLSRIPEDSSFPKVEILLLLKCRDMNVGIANIQEVIDDQLLLEDVDRSEKENFFHFIRSNQSRVLLVLDGLDELNHEDLFQGLLPLIKGKVLPNINLLLTARPEMGARVRRYCDSLLQIVGYTKDDVNSYIEQYFRNHSDPSLAKKLKDKLADDDQLKELTTSPMNTALLCLLCEETNGIFPTKQTELYECLVSCAIRRYFAKRAVDLGGENPSEMYRDQLNQLGNMAFEALLKNRLYFSEVEMRSKNFLQLCFVTREPSTSKMKPTPCYAFAHKTFQEYFAALHLANQVLMDSKQGEALLWKLSPVDNWQVWKFLFPLVAKKDGERAVFVVSCLAGAVSRHAIPKPKKVIRSETLSFVFIDALKWELELSERERFYSDIVAKVLDAIASCEEYDEVLSDWQRKMLVKLAESIHLNRLTLCLENPRYPLAFSEYLSASCTLIKLELTIVSSSFSKLGDVLQSLHKLVHFELFISGGSSVGIFQSFPESCSLLTRLKVIGKLSEEDVPVILDDVCRNQALTHLFIYLRSGSHNFCKGSSNKCQLDTFDPSRPQYQYCWVQRFVTGSSHQLRANAS